TGCCGTCCTTGAGAATGGGAACGACGATTTCGGACTGCGTGTTCAGGAAGCACTGGAGGTACCGCGAATCCTGGCTCACGTCGGGGACCAGCACGGTCTCCTTCGCGGCAACCGCGGCTCCGCAGATGCCCTCGCCCACCGGAATCCGGATGTGCTGCGTCGCGCTCGGCCCGGACCATGATGTGAGCACG
The DNA window shown above is from Thermoplasmata archaeon and carries:
- a CDS encoding GAF domain-containing protein, with translation VLTSWSGPSATQHIRIPVGEGICGAAVAAKETVLVPDVSQDSRYLQCFLNTQSEIVVPILKDGSAIAEIDVDSDQLGAFGPTDRDYLAWVAGELARVV